One Drosophila subobscura isolate 14011-0131.10 chromosome U, UCBerk_Dsub_1.0, whole genome shotgun sequence DNA window includes the following coding sequences:
- the LOC117900393 gene encoding uncharacterized protein LOC117900393 has protein sequence MGNVCSSGQKKKKDKDSGSEKSDDSPPYQEADKKDALITNDTGNEKRAPLAAVEALPETTPAPEANGNQTQPAAQTAATKTTEKDSNITTPQGALAPSDVANANPGMGNLSMLQGKPPPGRKVERDKKIVIYILADNSTEYKKHKRVIYSLYKHFKSKCQSRGFDFIIADVHDSEEHVEQTNGNAKKDFSRLQEVKRWTQTPLEAQGGHEEAANCLCEISRHSAGAYIIPVLFLGSTLGTPMLPLTIESQDFTSVLGTASDAEKLLLEKWYTIDNSYQPMCHRLYTQQIDPYSTQVNGELNELLAVLLRLFSDDVKDSYLTTVVEQEINNTVLMSQELAKRCIWIQTGAHYSRAPENASQLELEVLRRITRIYSELKSQLCEKNLIRLLPTMNILDEELSAVIESLLDKSLAAIFEEHQQKSSIPYNTLGVDRVLLEELQLIGHYSKLLAQNSANFDIMNDVKRYIRDATAQPLVVSGDRGSGKSVLVSKIMENVHRWKPEAQLILRYANLSARSSDLTSLLGSMANQMSVLESGQQCQVPHTLEGYAGVIRDILARQQRLFVLIIDGVDELQRDAALDWLPQQLGHSKLILTVSELQEEQTTEEEQEQVDSFDMLGALAQLGIPQRCFLRLRQFTERQWHDILSSGGGDFYAANGALKLPDEWKSLHGKTPYHAKSLWWLAWLGHVAQPISEIGDISSRILQVLETKFATDQVELLLLIVRLSPWGIRESDCLGVFQKMTQLEAQVAFKIWSKFCWLMGPMLLGLKNIRIADRSFGRAVLARYAQKQWLVHEALRDYFDRQDSEFKGSQGASTYNYQKYLKLPYHHFCAVIEDKPATHKIDILFNCFYFTDLQWIANKVHATGPDHLMHDILHAEWLAAVGSDGSTGYVHINFLKQFLVQYLHELSYDGQQFYTLMKYYLKTRFRESPALKDDQKIRSWWEYTNELEFAFLEILNADLDAENGNEQEEQAEDAGDAVAVAPVKGYDLLMNLPQPGCYVASLCTERAEICIWDVKNCCRIRELQGIQQPTAMCPVGSYEAAVLCRREIRVINLDEGKFKVTLKGVMNQKMPYFGLHDQNHLVCLSRNRMYVNLMNLDSGDCVTTFKAGEDRFLNSLLVSGDGRILVCGDETQKPFPLLVWHLSQRKLLYDLRIPHHDFMTALSAITHEGSYVCVVAKELNEPTTPNFIVVYDLQSGTLFKKWKPSCNTVSLAISQLNACVIAGLEDAKIVIWDLVTGNCKCTLIGHNAPVTFLKLDPLGKVLVSYDKEGRDTAIRMWELNSAKSLAVFKPPAQVSTCEILPNGAFVVLALKDRNALLTLALKNYGGGSGDALEDDCGTLYGNPDNQHKVFDLSN, from the exons ATGGGCAACGTGTGTAGCTCCGGccagaagaaaaagaaggacAAGGACAGTGGCTCCGAGAAGTCCGACga TTCCCCACCTTACCAGGAGGCAGACAAAAAGGATGCACTGATAACCAATGATACGGGCAATGAGAAGCGTGCACCACTGGCCGCTGTGGAGGCTCTGCCAGAGACAACCCCAGCGCCAGAGGCCAATGGCAATCagacacagccagcagcacagaCAGCGGCGACTAAGACCACGGAAAAAG ACTCCAACATCACCACACCGCAGGGGGCGCTGGCGCCCAGCGATGTGGCCAATGCCAATCCGGGCATGGGAAATCTGAGCATGCTGCAGGGCAAGCCACCGCCTGGCCGCAAAGTTGAGCGTGACAAGAAGATCGTCATCTACATACTGGCTGACAATAGCACCGAGTACAAGAAGCACAAGCGCGTCATCTACAGTCTGTATAAACATTTCAAGAGCAAGTGCCAAAGCCGTGGATTCGATTTCATCATTGCCGATGTCCATGACAGCGAGGAGCATGTGGAGCAGaccaatggcaatgccaagaAGGATTTCTCACGCCTGCAGGAGGTCAAGCGCTGGACCCAGACACCGCTGGAGGCCCAGGGTGGTCATGAGGAGGCTGCCAATTGCCTGTGCGAAATATCGCGACATTCTGCCGGCGCCTACATCATCCCGGTTCTCTTTCTGGGCTCCACACTGGGCACACCGATGCTGCCGCTGACCATCGAGAGTCAGGACTTCACCTCGGTGCTGGGCACCGCCAGCGATGCGGAAAAGCTGCTGCTCGAAAAGTGGTACACCATTGACAATTCTTACCAGCCGATGTGCCATCGCCTCTACACGCAGCAAATCGATCCGTACTCCACGCAGGTGAACGGTGAGCTGAACGAgctgctggcggtgctgctgcgcCTCTTCTCGGACGATGTGAAGGACTCGTATCTGACCACGGTCGTGGAGCAGGAGATCAACAACACGGTGCTGATGAGCCAGGAGCTTGCCAAGCGCTGCATATGGATACAGACGGGTGCCCATTACTCTCGAGCGCCAGAgaatgccagccagctggagctggaggtgctgcGTCGCATCACTCGCATCTATTCGGAGCTCAAGAGTCAGCTGTGCGAGAAAAATCTCATTCGCCTGCTGCCCACCATGAACATACTGGACGAGGAACTCTCCGCTGTAATCGAGAGTCTGCTGGACAAGTCGCTGGCTGCCATATTcgaggagcatcagcagaagagcagcataCCCTACAACACGCTGGGCGTGGACAGGGTGCTGCTCGAGGAGCTTCAGCTTATCGGACACTACTCCAAGCTGCTGGCACAAAACTCGGCAAATTTTGACATTATGAACGATGTGAAGCGCTACATACGCGATGCCACAGCTCAGCCGCTGGTCGTGTCCGGCGATCGGGGGAGCGGCAAGAGTGTGCTCGTGTCCAAGATAATGGAGAATGTTCACCGCTGGAAGCCAGAGGCTCAGCTGATTTTAAG ATATGCCAACCTAAGTGCTCGCTCCTCGGATCTCACCTCGCTGCTGGGCTCCATGGCCAATCAGATGTCGGTGCTGGAGTCGGGCCAACAGTGTCAGGTGCCACAT ACCCTCGAGGGCTATGCTGGTGTCATTCGGGACATACTGGCACGCCAGCAGCGTCTCTTTGTGCTCATCATTGATGGCGTGGATGAGCTGCAGCGCGATGCGGCACTGGactggctgccacagcagctgggCCACTCGAAGCTCATCCTCACAGTCAgcgagctgcaggaggagcagacgacggaggaggagcaggagcaggttGATTCCTTTGATATGCTCGGCGCGCTGGCGCAGCTGGGCATACCGCAGCGTTGCTTTCTGCGCTTGAGACAGTTTACGGAGCGTCAGTGGCACGATATACTCAGCTCCGGCGGCGGCGACTTCTACGCGGCCAATGGGGCGCTCAAGTTGCCCGACGAATGGAAGTCGCTGCATGGCAAGACGCCCTACCATGCCAAGTCGCTGTGGTGGCTGGCCTGGCTGGGGCATGTGGCGCAGCCGATCAGCGAGATAGGCGACATCTCCAGTCGGATACTACAGGTGCTGGAGACTAAGTTTGCGACGGATCAggtggagttgctgctgctgatagtGCGGCTGTCGCCGTGGGGCATCAGAGAGAGCGATTGTCTGGGTGTATTCCAGAAGATGACGCAGCTGGAGGCGCAGGTCGCCTTCAAGATATGGTCCAAGTTCTGCTGGCTGATGGGACCAATGCTATTAGGTCTTAAGAATATTAGGATAGCGGACAGAAGCTTTGGACGCGCCGTCCTGGCGAGGTATGCGCAGAAGCAGTGGCTGGTACATGAAGCGCTGCGGGACTACTTCGATCGACAGGACAGCGAGTTCAAGGGTAGCCAAGGTGCCAGCAC CTACAATTACCAGAAGTACTTAAAACTGCCTTATCATCACTTCTGTGCCGTGATTGAGGACAAGCCGGCGACGCACAAGATCGACATACTCTTCAATTGCTTTTACTTTACGGACCTCCAATGGATTGCCAACAAGGTGCATGCCACGGGGCCGGATCATCTGATGCACGACATCCTCCACGCCGAGTGGCTGGCCGCTGTTGGCAGCGATGGATCCACCGGCTATGTGCATATCAATTTCCTCAAACAGTTTCTCGTCCAGTATCTGCACGAGCTGAGCTACGATGGGCAACAGTTCTATACGCTTATGAAGTACTATCTGAAGACGCGCTTCAGGGAGTCGCCCGCACTCAAGGATGACCAGAAGATACGCTCCTGGTGGGAGTACACCAATGAGCTGGAGTTTGCCTTTCTCGAGATTCTCAATGCGGATCTAGACGCAGAGAATGGCAATGAACAGGAAGAGCAGGCTGAAGATGCCGgcgatgctgttgctgttgctcctgtcaAGGGCTACGATCTGCTGATGAATCTGCCCCAACCGGGCTGCTATGTGGCTTCACTGTGCACGGAACGTGCCGAGATCTGCATCTGGGATGTAAAGAACTGCTGCCGCATCAGAGAGCTGCAGGGCATCCAACAGCCAACGGCCATGTGTCCCGTTGGCAGCTACGAGGCGGCGGTGCTCTGTCGCCGCGAGATTCGTGTCATCAATCTGGATGAGGGAAAGTTTAAG GTCACACTCAAGGGCGTAATGAACCAAAAGATGCCCTACTTCGGTCTGCATGATCAGAATCATTTGGTTTGCCTCTCCCGTAATCGGATGTATGTGAATCTCATGAATCTGGACTCGGGGGATTGTGTGACCACTTTTAAGGCTGGTGAAGATCGTTTCCTCAACTCCCTGCTGGTCTCTGGTGATGGACG CATTCTTGTGTGTGGCGATGAAACGCAGAAGCCCTTCCCCTTGCTCGTCTGGCATCTGTCGCAGCGGAAACTCCTCTATGACCTGCGTATACCACATCATGACTTTATGACCGCACTCTCGGCCATTACCCATGAGGGCTCCTATGTCTGTGTGGTGGCCAAGGAGCTGAATGAGCCAACCACACCGAACTTCATTGTGGTCTATGATCTGCAGAGTGGAACTCTGTTCAAGAAGTGGAAGCCCAGCTGCAACACCGTCTCCCTGGCCATTTCCCAGCTGAATGCCTGTGTGATAGCTGGTCTGGAGGATGCCAAAATAGTCATCTGGGATCTGGTCACAGGCAACTGCAAGTGCACCCTAATTGGCCACAATGCACCGGTGACATTCTTGAAGCTCGATCCACTCGGCAAGGTGCTGGTCTCCTATGACAAGGAGGGACGCGACACGGCCATACGCATGTGGGAACTCAACTCAG CCAAATCTCTGGCAGTTTTCAAGCCACCCGCTCAGGTGAGCACCTGCGAGATACTGCCCAATGGCGCGTTTGTCGTGCTGGCGCTCAAGGATCGCAATGCGCTGCTTACGTTGGCACTGAAGAACTACGGCGGTGGCTCCGGCGACGCACTGGAGGATGACTGCGGCACATTGTATGGCAATCCAGATAACCAGCACAAAGTTTTCGACTTgagtaattaa
- the LOC117901042 gene encoding uncharacterized protein LOC117901042 isoform X1 translates to MNRLLLQCLVATILVYKVTSVPTSTPGTSVQTTTEIPQQDDDDDDWDEDDDSLESDDDGRVYKNPRNSPSTECPRDEEQATLLGQKCLRKCSSDEDCKSKKKKCLCDGVCGNSCIKPDRECPELAQPTLGQVTVAGRHFGARASYACPHGYHVVGLQSRLCQADGNWAGAEPACKQNIYCLKPPQIEHARNSALPEQETFDLDSTVQYHCHTGYVTNGFPRAKCLAIDNQASWYGPDIQCEPRSCGQPPDPAYGWHAGECYTYGCKITYNCGTGYELVGKHERYCQSDGSWTPKELPTCVLVTSVVCPTPENPKNGKATYTTLAYNSVVSYECRYGYTLVGESSSRCGADRKWSGTLPTCKEINCGHPGVLYNGWIENIEAGTGLGASIIFRCQPEMMIHGLGSSVCQIDGRWRNALPECLAPCVVPTISQGYVIPIEITTDENGTTIVTPNATTTTTQSPAQSLGGVEKVKHGTALEVMCDENYEFPVSLLSPPTCNNGTWSIIPRCIPARCKSMPKPPKHGMVMAPKTEHGMKARFKCKDGFKLVSPEGKDVTDPHDYVLTCSFGNWTGETPKCDEVFCSFPGYIPNGKVLLVGNMGLYDYRPYVKKIVNNKQIMYDCDKGYVLEVGPPGATCVGGKWRPLDLPQCLLGQHPRLRWNRRRRRSLQLRQLRSVYLLQRQRQIQRELAEHESHAEGASVQRTKRSPSPNPKPNPTDLDLAYSKYYQTIKERYQRYVRKMLGHNRIYQRLHDGLWYTHNSPNSPEMVMMRGKSTHKWHNSDGDFEDRNDYRTGGVVPLPNINQGTRSHSQSLDHSSNEAPLANGSPPRQLHPNTSLSFIEQLKSQIVGRRRKRSTSTSTSTGAATTLPDADVDISDGGEAGKGGAGGKRIRGPCEDLDWDSFANITTVRPGKVPGRNSVGIMLQLECNAGFKLNIKGENATARCIRGIWKPETPRCMSAPCLVPAVEHGQYYKVEPHTKQLSDKPSLTPLSTYEEIQSNEFVTLECEDGFNIQGLAQLRCAHGSWSVAAFSECTSVPCTLPNIPGVVYDGGYRAGLTIGHGSTVSVRCELSTNANPIEMSCHKGVLTPPSIPCESGMRRSREELEHATPTPHPKVEHNELDNEHDHHDNNTDEHDHDDLKMCGPPMLTDGALVYKNTEIHADIDLVYESGTEIFFNCIPNAAGDRQTWRIICDNGLWIGRSYNCENGTCVFKNNEANVVSFYNDLEIREDVVDFPPGATIISRCVDIGKFSMTGSHERTCIHSEWTNTKPVCSGLNQENDYAMEKAPTILFRHQNGPIAQSNDGKLIVYPGTTLHMECLWMRRFGNPKWNVSHVHKNYTEGWVTEADAGRDSSLEYRLSIIDAGHDDTGFYSCMTPARHEHAVEVVVKAINCPEIPIRRGLIVNTNDTKLSTRVLLSCANGNSLIGASELFCLPSGNWSAPLPVCESVECGDIPLPNNVSSPRVSVLSREVGGRAAFSCASGYGLRGPSEAICNPTGEWSSPFPTCVEVQCDNPGAPQNGYAQGSAPYRAGDVVQFNCNPEYMMQGQPIIACQDNGRWSGGLPKCVQACSYPGTVISGRMSSVKFYYAIGESITFTCDAGLDLRGSKVLKCMKNGKWSSAIPTCVTNEAPQPSSNKHVSNTMG, encoded by the exons ATGaatcgtctgctgctgcagtgtctGGTGGCCACCATTCTGGTGTACAAAg TGACTTCCGTGCCAACCAGCACACCTGGCACCAGTGTCCAGACCACCACGGAGATACCCCAAcaggatgacgacgacgatgattgggacgaggacgatgattCGCTGGAGTCCGACGATGATGGAAGGGTGTACAAGAATCCACGCAACTCACCATCCACCGAGTGTCCCAGGGATGAGGAGCAGGCCACACTCTTGGGCCAGAAGTGCTTGAGAAAATGCTCCTCGGACGAGGACTGCAAGAGCAAGAAAAAGAAGTGCCTGTGCGATGGCGTCTGCGGCAATTCCTGCATCAAGCCGG ATCGCGAGTGCCCAGAGCTGGCTCAACCCACACTCGGACAGGTTACTGTGGCTGGACGTCACTTTGGTGCTCGTGCCTCTTATGCCTGTCCCCATGGCTATCATGTGGTGGGCCTGCAGAGTCGTCTGTGCCAAGCCGATGGCAACTGGGCGGGCGCCGAGCCAGCCTGCAAGCAGAACA ttTACTGCCTGAAGCCACCACAGATCGAGCATGCACGCAACTCCGCGCTGCCCGAGCAGGAGACCTTTGACTTGGACTCGACGGTGCAGTATCATTGCCACACGGGCTATGTGACCAATGGCTTTCCGCGTGCCAAGTGCTTGGCCATAGATAATCAGGCCAGCTGGTATGGACCCGATATACAGTGCGAAC CACGTTCCTGTGGCCAGCCACCGGATCCGGCGTACGGCTGGCATGCCGGCGAGTGTTATACCTACGGCTGCAAGATCACCTACAATTGTGGCACTGGCTATGAGCTGGTGGGCAAGCACGAGCGCTACTGCCAGTCGGATGGCTCGTGGACGCCCAAGGAGCTGCCAACGTGTGTCT tgGTGACGTCTGTGGTGTGTCCCACGCCGGAGAATCCCAAGAATGGCAAGGCGACCTACACCACTCTGGCCTACAATTCGGTGGTCAGCTATGAGTGCCGCTATGGCTACACCCTCGTCGGCGAGAGCTCCAGCCGCTGCGGTGCCGATCGCAAGTGGAGCGGCACACTGCCCACCTGCAAGG AAATCAATTGCGGACATCCTGGTGTCCTCTACAACGGTTGGATTGAGAACATTGAAGCGGGCACTGGCCTTGGAGCGAGCATCATCTTCCGCTGCCAGCCCGAGATGATGATCCATGGCCTGGGCTCGAGTGTCTGCCAGATCGATGGGCGCTGGCGCAACGCCCTGCCCGAGTGTTTGGCCCCCTGCGTGGTGCCCACCATATCCCAGGGCTATGTCATACCCATCGAAATAACCACAGACGAGAATGGAACGACAATTGTCACGCCAAATGCCACCACAACGACCACCCAGTCGCCCGCTCAGAGTTTGGGTGGAGTGGAGAAGGTCAAGCACGGCACGGCGCTGGAGGTGATGTGCGATGAGAACTACGAGTTTCCCGTCTCACTGCTGAGTCCACCGACCTGCAACAATGGCACCTGGAGCATCATTCCACGCTGCATACCAGCCAGATGCAAGAGCATGCCGAAGCCTCCGAAGCACGGCATGGTGATGGCGCCCAAGACGGAGCACGGCATGAAGGCGAGATTTAAGTGCAAGGATGGCTTCAAGTTGGTCAGCCCCGAGGGCAAGGATGTCACCGATCCGCATGATTATGTGCTCACATGTTCCTTTGGCAATTGGACGGGCGAAACGCCCAAATGTGATGAAGTTTTCTGCTCCTTTCCGGGCTACATACCCAACGGCAAGGTGCTGCTCGTGGGCAACATGGGACTCTACGACTATCGGCCATATGTCAAGAAAATagtcaacaacaaacagattATGTATGACTGCGATAAGGGCTATGTGCTTGAG GTTGGTCCGCCGGGTGCCACCTGCGTGGGTGGTAAATGGCGTCCACTGGATCTGCCGCAGTGTCTGCTGGGCCAGCATCCACGTCTGCGCTGGAATCGCCGCAGACGTCGCTCCTTGCAGCTGCGTCAACTGAGATCTGTTTATCTGCTGCAAAGACAGCGACAAATTCAACGAGAATTGGCGGAGCACGAGAGCCACGCGGAGGGTG CTTCAGTTCAGCGTACAAAGCGCAGTCCAAGTCCCAATCCAAAACCCAATCCCACGGACCTGGACCTCGCCTACTCCAAATATTATCAAACGATCAAGGAGCGCTATCAGCGTTATGTGCGCAAAATGCTGGGCCACAATCGCATCTATCAGCGGCTGCACGATGGCCTCTGGTACACGCACAACAGTCCCAACAGTCCGGAGATGGTCATGATGCGTGGCAAGAGCACCCACAAGTGGCACAATTCCGACGGGGACTTTGAGGATAGAAACGATTATCGAACTGGCGGAGTGGTGCCGCTGCCGAATATCAATCAGGGCAcgcgcagccacagccagtccTTGGATCACAGCTCCAATGAGGCGCCACTGGCCAACGGATCACCGCCAAGGCAGCTCCACCCCAACACGTCGCTCTCCTTCATCGAGCAGCTGAAGTCACAGATTGTGGGACGTCGTCGCAAGcggagcacgagcacgagcacgagcactgGGGCTGCCACCACCCTGCCCGATGCCGATGTGGACATCAGTGATGGGGGAGAGGCTGGCAAGGGGGGTGCGGGCGGTAAGCGCATACGCGGACCCTGCGAGGATCTCGACTGGGATTCGTTTGCCAACATTACAACGGTGAGGCCGGGCAAGGTGCCGGGACGCAATTCCGTGGGCAtcatgctgcagctggagtgTAATGCGGGCTTCAAGCTGAACATCAAGGGAGAGAATGCCACGGCACGCTGCATACGCGGCATCTGGAAGCCCGAGACGCCCAGATGCATGTCCGCCCCGTGCCTGGTGCCGGCCGTGGAGCATGGCCAGTACTACAAGGTGGAGCCGCACACGAAGCAGCTGAGCGACAAGCCATCACTGACGCCGCTGTCCACCTACGAGGAGATTCAGTCCAATGAGTTTGTCACCCTCGAGTGCGAAGATGGCTTCAACATACAG gGTTTGGCGCAGCTGCGTTGCGCACATGGCTCCTGGTCGGTGGCCGCATTCTCCGAGTGCACCTCCGTGCCCTGCACGCTGCCCAATATTCCGGGTGTTGTCTATGAT GGCGGCTACCGTGCTGGCCTCACCATCGGCCATGGCAGCACCGTGAGCGTGAGGTGTGAGCTCTCCACCAATGCCAATCCCATTGAGATGTCCTGCCACAAGGGTGTCCTGACGCCGCCCAGCATACCCTGCGAGTCCGGCATGCGCAGATCCcgcgaggagctggagcatgccacacccacaccgcaTCCCAAAGTGGAGCACAATGAGCTGGACAACGAACACGATCATCATGACAACAACACGGATGAGCACGATCACGATGATCTGAAGATGTGTGGCCCCCCGATGCTTACCGATGGTGCATTGGTTTACAA AAATACTGAAATTCATGCGGACATTGATTTGGTCTACGAGAGCGGCACAGAAATCTTCTTTAATTGCATCCCAAATGCGGCTGGCGATCGTCAGACTTGGCGCATTATCTGCGACAATGGACTGTGGATAGGTCGCTCCTATAATTGCG aGAACGGCACGTGCGTGTTCAAGAACAACGAGGCGAATGTGGTCAGTTTTTACAATGATTTGGAGATACGTGAAGATGTTGTGGACTTTCCACCAGGAGCAACCATTATCTCCAG GTGTGTCGATATTGGCAAGTTTTCCATGACCGGCAGCCACGAGCGCACTTGCATCCATTCGGAGTGGACAAACACAAAGCCCGTGTGCTCTGGCCTCAATCAGGAAAACGATTATGCGA TGGAAAAGGCACCCACTATCCTGTTTCGCCACCAGAACGGACCCATTGCACAGAGCAATGATGGCAAATTGATTGTCTATCCGGGCACCACGCTGCACATGGAGTGTCTGTGGATGCGACGCTTTGGCAATCCCAAATGGAATGTCAGTCACGTGCACAA AAACTACACTGAAGGCTGGGTGACCGAGGCAGATGCGGGCCGCGACTCTTCGCTGGAGTATCGACTGAGCATAATTGATGCCGGCCACGATGACACTGGATTTTATTCGTGCATGACTCCGGCGAGGCATGAGCATGCCGTAGAGGTGGTGGTTAAGGCGATCAACTGCCCAGAGATACCGATACGAAGGGGCCTGATCGTGAACACGAACGACACGAAGCTGAGCACTCGCGTGCTGTTGTCCTGTGCCAATGGCAACTCGTTGATTGGCGCATCGGAGCTGTTTTGCTTGCCGAGTGGCAATTGGAGCGCACCGTTGCCGGTTTGCGAGAGCGTCGAGTGCGGAGATATACCGCTGCCGAACAATGTGAGCTCGCCGCGCGTCTCCGTGCTGTCCCGGGAGGTGGGCGGGCGTGCGGCGTTCTCGTGCGCGTCGGGTTACGGGTTGCGCGGCCCCTCGGAGGCCATCTGTAACCCGACGGGCGAATGGTCGTCGCCATTCCCCACATGTGTTGAGGTGCAGTGCGATAATCCCGGTGCGCCGCAAAACGGTTACgcccagggctcggcaccttACCGTGCCGGCGATGTGGTCCAGTTCAATTGCAACCCGGAGTACATGATGCAAGGTCAGCCAATAATTGCCTGTCAGGATAACGGCCGCTGGTCGGGCGGCCTGCCCAAGTGTGTGCAGGCCTGTTCGTATCCGGGCACCGTCATCAGCGGTCGCATGTCCTCCGTCAAGTTCTACTACGCCATCGGCGAGAGCATCACCTTCACCTGCGACGCCGGCCTCGACCTGCGCGGCTCCAAGGTACTCAAGTGCATGAAGAACGGCAAATGGTCCAGCGCCATACCCACATGCGTCACCAACGAAGCACCACAGccgagcagcaacaagcacGTGTCCAATACCATGGGCTGA
- the LOC117901042 gene encoding protein lev-9 isoform X2 has product MNRLLLQCLVATILVYKVTSVPTSTPGTSVQTTTEIPQQDDDDDDWDEDDDSLESDDDGRVYKNPRNSPSTECPRDEEQATLLGQKCLRKCSSDEDCKSKKKKCLCDGVCGNSCIKPDRECPELAQPTLGQVTVAGRHFGARASYACPHGYHVVGLQSRLCQADGNWAGAEPACKQNIYCLKPPQIEHARNSALPEQETFDLDSTVQYHCHTGYVTNGFPRAKCLAIDNQASWYGPDIQCEPRSCGQPPDPAYGWHAGECYTYGCKITYNCGTGYELVGKHERYCQSDGSWTPKELPTCVSDSANVTTTQASLS; this is encoded by the exons ATGaatcgtctgctgctgcagtgtctGGTGGCCACCATTCTGGTGTACAAAg TGACTTCCGTGCCAACCAGCACACCTGGCACCAGTGTCCAGACCACCACGGAGATACCCCAAcaggatgacgacgacgatgattgggacgaggacgatgattCGCTGGAGTCCGACGATGATGGAAGGGTGTACAAGAATCCACGCAACTCACCATCCACCGAGTGTCCCAGGGATGAGGAGCAGGCCACACTCTTGGGCCAGAAGTGCTTGAGAAAATGCTCCTCGGACGAGGACTGCAAGAGCAAGAAAAAGAAGTGCCTGTGCGATGGCGTCTGCGGCAATTCCTGCATCAAGCCGG ATCGCGAGTGCCCAGAGCTGGCTCAACCCACACTCGGACAGGTTACTGTGGCTGGACGTCACTTTGGTGCTCGTGCCTCTTATGCCTGTCCCCATGGCTATCATGTGGTGGGCCTGCAGAGTCGTCTGTGCCAAGCCGATGGCAACTGGGCGGGCGCCGAGCCAGCCTGCAAGCAGAACA ttTACTGCCTGAAGCCACCACAGATCGAGCATGCACGCAACTCCGCGCTGCCCGAGCAGGAGACCTTTGACTTGGACTCGACGGTGCAGTATCATTGCCACACGGGCTATGTGACCAATGGCTTTCCGCGTGCCAAGTGCTTGGCCATAGATAATCAGGCCAGCTGGTATGGACCCGATATACAGTGCGAAC CACGTTCCTGTGGCCAGCCACCGGATCCGGCGTACGGCTGGCATGCCGGCGAGTGTTATACCTACGGCTGCAAGATCACCTACAATTGTGGCACTGGCTATGAGCTGGTGGGCAAGCACGAGCGCTACTGCCAGTCGGATGGCTCGTGGACGCCCAAGGAGCTGCCAACGTGTGTCT CGGATAGCGCAAATGTAACCACAACCCAAGCGTCGTTGTCCTAA